One Leishmania infantum JPCM5 genome chromosome 17 DNA window includes the following coding sequences:
- the CYSB gene encoding cystathionine beta-synthase — MTSATPRGQILANALEAVGNTPCIRLNRVPQKHGIQCEVVAKCEFFNPGGSVKDRIGKQMILDAEKNGTLKPGSVIVEATSGNTGIGLSMAAAIRGYHMVITMPKKMSHEKETTLQSLGAEVIRTETSLPHDHPDSLIGVARRLRDEKGYVLLDQYTNPSNPGAHYEFTGQEIYDQCGGKVDMVVICAGTGGTITGVAKKLKELIPEVIVVGVDPVGSIIADPEHPGEPVMYHVEGIGYDFVPDVCERKYVDRWVKTRDQESFDLALELHREEGLLVGGSSGSAMAGVVEAAKDLRSDQRCVVLMADGIRNYMGKFADVNWMIEHGFRQGEVTRPTYDTLKKELEEVKAKLAKYESGAQ; from the coding sequence ATGACATCTGCAACCCCCCGCGGCCAAATTCTGGCCAACGCCCTCGAGGCGGTCGGCAACACCCCTTGCATCCGCTTGAACCGCGTCCCACAGAAGCACGGCATTCAGTGCGAGGTTGTGGCCAAGTGCGAGTTCTTCAACcctggcggcagcgtcaaGGACCGCATTGGCAAGCAGATGATACTCGACGCCGAAAAGAACGGGACGCTCAAGCCGGGTTCCGTGATTGTGGAGGCCACAAGCGGCAATACTGGCATCGGTCTCTCCATGGCCGCGGCGATCCGCGGCTACCACATGGTGATTACGATGCCGAAGAAGATGTCGCACGAGAAGGAGACGACACTGCAGTCCCTTGGCGCCGAGGTGATCCGCACGGAGACGTCTCTTCCGCACGACCACCCGGACAGCCTCATCGGGGTCGctcgccgcctgcgcgaTGAGAAGGGCTACGTGCTGCTGGACCAGTACACGAACCCCAGCAACCCGGGTGCGCATTACGAGTTCACTGGTCAGGAGATCTACGACCAGTGCGGCGGCAAGGTCGACATGGTAGTCATCTGCGCCGGAACCGGAGGCACGATCACCGGAGTGGCCAAGAAGCTGAAGGAGCTCATCCCCGAAGTCATCGTTGTCGGTGTAGACCCGGTCGGCAGCATCATCGCCGACCCCGAACACCCCGGCGAGCCTGTCATGTACCACGTAGAGGGAATCGGCTATGACTTTGTGCCAGACGTGTGCGAGCGTAAGTACGTCGATCGCTGGGTCAAGACACGCGATCAGGAGAGTTTCGACCTCGCCCTCGAGCTGCACCGCGAGGAGGGTCTGCTGGTCGGCGGTAGCAGCGGCTCCGCGATGGCCGGCGTGGTGGAGGCAGCCAAGGACCTTCGCTCGGATCAGCGCTGCGTCGTGCTCATGGCGGACGGCATCCGCAACTACATGGGGAAGTTCGCCGATGTCAACTGGATGATCGAGCACGGCTTCCGGCAGGGTGAGGTGACCCGCCCCACCTACGACACGCTGaagaaggagctggaggaggtcaAGGCGAAGCTAGCAAAGTACGAAAGCGGCGCTCAGtag
- a CDS encoding putative NADH-ubiquinone oxidoreductase, mitochondrial: MRWVAAASASAAAVAPTTSYPSTNAALLANTRAIHGEVRHQNTDYDNTRIPWDFTTASYEKIHNEILPKFPRGRRISATIPLLHLAQQQQGGYIPVTAMYKIAKICEVPPMHVFETVTFYSMFNRHPVGKYHIQFCRTTPCMLCGADELMERTMHYLNVRMHGTTSDGLITIGEMECLGACVNAPMLVVSDYSNPPNFSYDYMEDLTWESIKTLVENLRGGKPFKIGSQRPDRRYAEPAGGRTSLLFKEPPGPYCRDFDAEPDEKADAAPPKK; this comes from the coding sequence atgcgctgggtcgctgctgcctctgcttctgcggccgcggtggcgccgacgacaAGCTACCCGTCCACAAACGCGGCGCTCCTTGCGAATACCCGCGCCATCCACGGTGAGGTGCGTCACCAGAACACGGACTACGACAACACCCGAATTCCGTGGGACTTCACCACAGCCAGCTACGAGAAGATTCACAACGAGATCTTGCCCAAGTTTCCACGCGGCAGGCGAATCTCAGCCACCattccgctgctgcatctcgcccagcagcagcagggcggGTACATCCCGGTGACAGCCATGTACAAAATAGCAAAGATTTGTGAAGTGCCACCGATGCATGTCTTCGAGACGGTCACCTTCTACTCCATGTTCAACCGGCACCCGGTTGGTAAGTACCACATCCAATTCTGCCGCACCACCCCCTGCATGCtgtgcggcgccgacgagcTGATGGAACGCACCATGCACTATCTGAACGTGCGCATGCACGGCACGACAAGCGACGGCCTTATCACGATTGGCGAGATGGAGTGCctcggcgcgtgcgtgaacGCACCAATGCTGGTGGTGAGTGACTACAGCAACCCGCCCAACTTTTCGTACGACTACATGGAGGACTTAACGTGGGAGAGCATCAAGACGCTCGTGGAGAACCTCCGTGGCGGAAAACCTTTCAAAATCGGCTCGCAGCGTCCAGATCGCAGGTACGCTGAGCCGGCCGGTGGGCGCACGTCGCTCCTGTTCAAGGAACCGCCAGGTCCGTACTGCCGTGACTTCGACGCCGAACCGGACGAGAAGgcggacgccgcgccgcccaaGAAGTAG
- a CDS encoding putative histone H2A, with product MSYTGEESTGMPPQPPMMGPGSATADQTSIVSGGKLGGKGKGKGKGKGKRGGKTGGKAGRRDRMSRAARAELNFPVGRIHSRLKDGLYRKQRCGASAAIYCAALLEYLTTEVIELSGAAAKAQKTERIKPRHLLLAIRGDEELNQVVKATISRGGVVPNVHKALEKKSKKKSAKRAA from the coding sequence ATGTCGTACACCGGCGAGGAATCCACTggcatgccgccgcagccgccgatgATGGGGCCTGGCTCTGCGACGGCCGATCAGACCAGCATCGTCTCGGGCGGCAAGCTCGGTGGCAAGGGCAAGGGCAAGGGCAAAGGTAAGGGCAAGCGCGGTGGCAAGACTGGCGGCAAGGCAGGCCGTCGCGATCGCATGtcgcgtgccgcgcgcgcagagTTGAACTTCCCGGTCGGCCGCATTCACTCTCGCTTGAAGGATGGCCTCTACCGCAAGCAGCGTTGCGGTGCATCTGCCGCCATATACTGCGCCGCTCTGCTGGAATATCTCACGACGGAGGTGATCGAGCTCtccggtgcggcggcgaaggctCAGAAGACGGAGCGCATCAAGCCGCGCcacctgctgctcgccaTTCGAGGTGATGAGGAGCTGAATCAGGTAGTGAAGGCGACCATCTCGCGCGGTGGTGTGGTGCCGAATGTGCACAAAGCATTGGAGAAGAAGTccaagaagaagagcgccAAGCGTGCCGCGTAg
- a CDS encoding cytidine deaminase-like protein, whose amino-acid sequence MPAIKWSSPVVRNELMSLTRLPAEMQRAAAAAVAAHKNAYSPYSNFSVGAALLHDDGSVTAGCNYENCTLQSCCAERCAIVRANMEGHRRANAVAVYGRSYGAATPTNPPPADALCPPCGLCRQLLVEVADLSQNFEEFMVVLVAFDAQRAKVVRLADLVPAKFGPADMGMDVTRLGCHPSA is encoded by the coding sequence ATGCCCGCCATCAAGTGGTCTTCGCCGGTGGTGCGGAATGAGCTCATGTCCCTGACGAGGCTGCCGGCGGAGATgcagcgggcggcggcggcggctgtcgcgGCGCACAAGAACGCGTATTCCCCTTACTCGAACTTTTCCGTTGGCGCCGCCCTTCtccacgacgacggcagcgtcacggCCGGGTGCAATTACGAGAACTGCACGCTGCAATCATGCTGTGCCGAGCGCTGCGCCATTGTGCGAGCCAACATGGAGGGTCACCGGCGCGCGAACGCTGTGGCTGTGTACGGCCGCAGctacggcgccgccaccccgACAAACCCCCCTCCGGCCGACGCTCTTTGCCCCCCGTGCGGCCTGTGCCGACAGCTACTGGTCGAGGTGGCCGACCTCTCCCAGAACTTTGAGGAGTTCATGGTGGTTCTCGTCGCGTTTGATGCACAGCGAGCTAAGGTAGTACGGCTGGCAGATCTCGTGCCGGCGAAGTTTGGCCCGGCTGACATGGGCATGGACGTAACGCGGCTGGGCTGCCACCCCTCTGCATAG
- a CDS encoding putative Qa-SNARE protein, producing MTDAALYHEELLDLEQQVEALPLDVHAPRQQATVGVGNSSSSGAGRRGGGNVNASSARAATFAKAQDILRRLNRLLQQLRVEMRLLDGEERGVYEAHASEHARKIASLREWVQQSKERAVQSTAASMEVATAAPSSQGQRSTSVHWPPREGDNDEAEGGDGPVMPNRAEARQAATRINEVQHSTLQSLGRSEKLLNETETLGNEAATTLRAQTEQIKQTTVELDEMRSELGRASTELKCFMRRMARDRLIICFVIVIVVCIIITVVLAVLKHKWR from the coding sequence ATGACGGACGCAGCCCTGTATCATGAAGAGCTGCTCGACCTCGAGCAACAGGTCGAAGCACTTCCCCTCGACGTGCACGCACCACGCCAGCAGGCTACCGTCGGCGTTGGCAACAGCagtagcagcggcgcaggtagaagagggggtgggaaCGTCAACGCTtcctctgcgcgtgcggcgaCGTTCGCTAAAGCCCAAGACATTCTACGGCGGCTGAATCgactcctgcagcagctccgagTGGAGATGCGCCTGCTGGACGGTGAGGAGCGCGGCGTGTACGAAGCACACGCAAGTGAGCATGCAAGGAAGATCGCGTCTCTGCGCGAGTGGGTGCAGCAGAGCAAAGAGCGTGCTGTCcagagcaccgccgcctccatggaGGTCGCtacagctgcgccgtcgtctcAAGGCCAACGCAGCACCAGCGTGCACTGGCCGCCGCGCGAGGGCGACAACGATGAAGCCGAAGGAGGGGACGGCCCGGTGATGCCGAACCGTGCGGAGGCTCGccaggcggcgacgcgcatcaacgaggtgcagcacagcacccTGCAGTCTCTTGGGCGCTcggagaagctgctgaaCGAGACTGAGACGCTCGGAAACGAGGCAGCCACGACGCTGCGGGCGCAGACGGAGCAGATCAAGCAAACCACTGTCGAGCTGGACGAGATGCGCTCCGAGCTCGGGCGTGCGAGCACGGAGTTGAAGTGTTTTATGCGCCGCATGGCTCGTGACAGGTTGATCATCTGTTTTGTGATCGTCATTGTGGTGTGCATCATCATTACTGTGGTGTTGGCGGTGCTCAAGCACAAGTggcggtga